A window from Cydia pomonella isolate Wapato2018A chromosome 8, ilCydPomo1, whole genome shotgun sequence encodes these proteins:
- the LOC133520649 gene encoding centrosomal protein of 290 kDa-like isoform X2, protein MVETGWRELLSFSQRELKEADKEKLCESLSWMEADDIELNFTDLKTLFRLAQDILKFKNEQVNNLLGQLETQRKGSKGKVKGQYVASPTRSNDSVLDTIADQEEVIKANKEILEQLYADIAELEGKKSKLEKKQNDDDTESSRDALSEMNAVAQLENEITLKNRHIRKLLGDVKVLEDDNKKLKEKLSVLKDKLTEATAVIENLTDQVYAMNAEYTKLKENLGYTKQSKTLLSIEIETLKKELQETETKKESFLADIKAKAQHWKDVARAKRNEIEALENENTKLKEELIQIPKVVSPKHKSYAEEYKLKELQEKLSEASHKLLQSAKLIERLKSENEHLKSTLDDTAECSNTEVKNESDEGKERIIISKLKKRLKSLTTALSESDGLIASREKELAEITARLQLVEKEEGVKALVDSLKQKKQQLKNKNEELKKIVKELNSANQIVDHLQLENETMREQLNIPPGEAIDSKDIVSKYQAIDSQNMILMKELRAIENKLVSVELENRSLITKLNKLKKFIVDSGYGEEQIEEMCDDEMPMDGGGESSRYLATIARKNASESMKRNEERDAEMQAITEENEGLRKGLQDILNFLKDNSKTTSGVLELQCPSLEAVLNSMEARHSAGWFAPHMAAVMELKAALGGRDALLTALHEARKETFDVMDKLSKESIKAIKLEEKISQIESTTKSDAKDTINVTSDADVNIGEFGSWIAEEQDAVELNNENEIINYIAKRDSVYEDQLKSGLSYFHKKLNALYNKMTTLAVQASDDRNNWRIEEEQYKAQIENLKSQIVGNIDDSISENSPGLINIPDAAVLERRCFYLEENYRHIRTLNENIRNELLDCQRDAMLAASQYETQINRFIFTVADLTDKLRKSISIDLFWKQNKTLSDVITKYRKSLNDKVNAQAEPFDLIKRLENDKIEVLNSVREYIKEYFSDNGAAKDITSIQSDLLQKQIQALCTELNEKEKEIKYLQEKNMEFQTSQSKLIDDNLAALPNKDNDDLKKQLHKTMEENKSLKEQNQHTTSQLNIALLQLQDIQHNTLDNDVETNLLRHQILDLQSTGDNRAIVARLSGEILVAHLQASEFQKKIDKLNLTLTNERRMRVEAEEIVKARQNVFNLYAHRYETKFRYLYEVMQVLRQQYQGCIPLTSLEKYQNNFEELSRKTYSVNAKLNEIEDLQAKLIIKHSVYEQILDISKNKCLEEDDACQHKLQLLVTQSKYSRETDYLNKKIQTLEQSIGLITKHCNYLEKTLLLLNHGVEKSSTNGIIGTKHSNGNVNAPNMEVEDLISDDDSVSRRSLTITLPKPKVLKPSVVTSNKIITNYEEYVDVLPGSPIKIVDKKQTVNVLVQTSLEEKRRIDKLAQTDEDLQISHLNKIINNLKTENEKKRKDIVDGSTLAKRQTIDILNLNTEKASLETKIKDLQKENDLKDTLIRTLNISADDLRRQLDSKEIKISKSNEIGDSLQQENKSLLISLKQIEKDKNSIVEDYQKLMKAEREEYAKSTKDLQTKIHELQTQLERRGSESDASYSEKLQEVVAKYSHKILELEDECFNLRNKLDGSKTDVISYQNEVDRWKNLASERLTKMEQLSSQLEERHFHEVESYKAENQHWLAQLSETQREHLGLRTKLSEQKALHIKQVADKDVQIEQLRSVIHTLKSQIMNMQTIMAVNDPSFDLSAIVEVEEVSDGVSQQGSERLELKFDSALDLQDLQDDRLPATSSTIWQEPIIERLRREKQLISKQNGMLRRQIKALASRERRARLDAHNLKNQVFRISTSSSRVATAETAALHNKIASLTAQLSSARRDTNSSVALWDKWKKAQQSSDRWQTRYEDKCQEVKKLEASLHLAKSTLSRLEKEKRVLLSRLNERKARFWSRSKKENIRRNHFESPRVIATSHRRRCRCLPELFLIESRLNRGGSLH, encoded by the exons ATGGTTGAGACGGGCTGGAGAGAACTGCTAAGTTTCTCTCAAAGGGAACTCAAAGAAGCTGACAAAGAGAAGCTTTGCGAGTCTTTATCATGGATGGAAGCTGACGATATTGAACTGAATTTTACGGACTTGAAAACGTTATTTCGCCTCGCACAGGATATTCTGAAGTTTAAAAATGAACAG GTAAACAATTTGCTCGGCCAGTTAGAAACTCAAAGAAAAGGCAGCAAAGGGAAAGTGAAAGGGCAGTATGTGG CGTCACCAACAAGAAGCAATGACAGTGTATTAGATACCATAGCCGACCAAGAAGAAGTCATCAAGGCAAACAAAGAAATACTCGAGCAACTCTACGCCGACATAGCGGAGTTAGAAGGGAAAAAGTCCAAACtagaaaaaaagcaaaacgatGATGACACGGAGTCCAGTAGAGATGCGTTGTCCGAAATGAATGCTGTGGCCCAACTCGAGAACGAGATTACGTTGAAGAATAGGCATATCAGGAAACTGCTTGGTGATGTCAAG GTTTTAGAGGatgacaataaaaaattaaaagaaaagctTTCAGTACTAAAAGATAAACTTACAGAAGCTACGGCAGTTATCGAAAATCTAACCGACCAAGTCTACGCCATGAACGCAGAATACACCAAGTTGAAAG AAAACTTAGGGTACACTAAACAATCAAAAACACTGCTCTCGATTGAGATAGAGACACTGAAAAAAGAACTACAAGAAACTGAAACGAAGAAAGAAAGCTTTTTGGCTGACATCAAAGCCAAGGCTCAACATTGGAAG GACGTAGCACGCGCAAAACGAAATGAAATAGAGGCATTGGAAAACGAAAATACAAAATTGAAGGAGGAATTAATTCAAATTCCTAAAGTAGTATCTCCTAAA CACAAATCATATGCAGAAGAATACAAACTAAAAGAGTTACAAGAAAAATTATCAGAGGCTTCACATAAGTTACTGCAATCTGCAAAATTAATAGAACGTTTAAAATCGGAAAACGAGCATCTTAAATCAACTCTAGATGATACAGCAGAGTGCTCTAACACTGAGGTCAAAAACGAAAGTGATGAAGGAAAAGAAAGGATTATCATTAGCAAACTGAAGAAAAGATTAAAGTCACTGACTACTGCATTATCAGAATCTGATGGATTAATAGCTTCTAGAGAAAAAGAG TTAGCTGAAATTACAGCACGATTACAACTGGTTGAAAAGGAAGAAGGTGTTAAGGCTTTAGTTGATAgcttaaaacaaaagaaacaacagttaaaaaataagaatgaagagcttaaaaaaattgttaaggaATTAAATTCTGCAAATCAAATCGTGGACCACTTACAACTTGAAAATGAGACTATGAG gGAACAACTTAACATTCCTCCTGGAGAAGCAATTGATTCCAAGGACATCGTAAGTAAATATCAGGCTATTGATAGCCAAAACATGATACTAATGAAGGAATTAAGAGCAATTGAAAATAAACTCGTTTCTGTGGAGCTTGAAAATCGCAgtttaattacaaaactaaataaattgaaaaagtttATCGTTGACTCTGGGTATGGTGAAGAACAAATTGAAGAAATGTGCGATGATGAAATGCCTATGGATGGCGGAGGAGAATCCTCTCG cTATTTAGCTACAATTGCTCGGAAAAATGCAAGTGAAAGTATGAAACGGAATGAAGAACGAGACGCTGAAATGCAAGCTATAACAGAGGAAAATGAGGGTCTTCGCAAAGGCCTCCAAGACATATTGAACTTCTTAAAGGATAATA GTAAAACAACGTCTGGAGTATTAGAATTGCAATGTCCGAGTTTGGAAGCGGTTTTGAATTCCATGGAAGCACGACACTCTGCTGGTTGGTTCGCGCCGCATATGGCAGCCGTTATGGAGCTTAAAGCAGCGCTGGGTGGTAGAGACGCTCTGCTTACCGCATTGCATGAAGCGAG GAAAGAGACATTTGATGTGATGGATAAACTATCAAAGGAATCTATAAAAGCTATTAAGCTAGAGGAAAAAATATCCCAAATTGAATCTACTACAAAGTCAGATGCGAAAGATACTATAAATGTAACTTCTGATGCAGATGTAAACATTGGTGAATTTGGATCTTGGATAGCTGAAGAACAAGATGCTGTAGAATTAAACAATGAGAacgaaattataaattatattgctAAACGGGACTCTGTGTACGAGGATCAATTGAAATCTGGActatcatattttcataaaaaactaAATGCATTATACAACAAAATGACAACACTAGCGGTTCAGGCCTCTGATGATCGAAACAATTGGAGAATAGAAGAAGAACAGTACAAAGCTCAAATAGAGAACTTAAAGTCTCAAATAGTAGGAAACATTGACGATAGTATAAGTGAAAATTCTCCAGGATTGATCAATATCCCTGATGCTGCTGTTTTAGAACGTAGATGCTTCTACTTGGAAGAAAATTACAGGCATATTAGAACCTTGAATGAAAATATAAGGAACGAACTTTTGGACTGTCAAAGGGATGCTATGTTAGCAGCGTCACAATACGAAACTCAAATCAACAGATTCATTTTCACTGTAGCAGATCTTACCGACAAGTTGAGAAAATCCATATCTATTGATTTATTttggaaacaaaataaaacgttATCAGATGTCATTACGAAATATCGAAAATCATTAAATGATAAAGTTAACGCTCAAGCTGAACCGTTTGACTTAATAAAGCGATTAGAAAACGATAAAATTGAAGTATTAAATTCAGTAAGAGAATATATCAAGG AATATTTCAGTGATAACGGCGCAGCAAAAGATATAACTTCCATACAATCGGATCTTTTACAAAAACAGATACAAGCGTTGTGTACTGAATTAAATGAGAAAGAGAAAGAGATAAAATATCTACAAGAGAAGAATATGGAATTTCAAACATCACAATCCAAACTAAT AGATGATAACTTGGCTGCTCTACCAAATAAAGATAACgatgatttaaaaaaacaattacataaaACCATGGAAGAAAACAAGTCTCTCAAAGAACAAAATCAACATACCACGAGTCAattaaatattgcattgttGCAA TTACAGGATATTCAACACAATACACTTGATAATGACGTGGAAACCAATTTGTTAAGACATCAAATACTAGATTTGCAATCTACTGGAGACAATAGAGCTATTGTGGCTAG GCTCAGTGGAGAAATTTTGGTTGCTCATTTGCAAGCATCAGAatttcaaaagaaaattgaTAAATTGAACTTAACATTGACTAATGAAAGGCGAATGCGGGTTGAGGCTGAAGAAATAGTCAAAGCACggcaaaatgtatttaatttatacgcACACAGATATGAAACTAAATTTAG GTATTTGTACGAAGTGATGCAAGTTCTGCGTCAGCAGTATCAGGGATGCATACCTTTGACCTCTTTAGAGAAATATCAAAACAACTTTGAAGAATTATCCCGAAAAACATACTCGGTTAATGCTAAACTGAATGAAATAGAAGACTTACAAGCTAAACTTATCATAAAACATAGCGTATACGAACAAATTTTGGATATATCTAAAAACAAATGTTTGGAAGAAGATGATGCGTGCCAACATAAATTACAACTACTTGTGACG caaagCAAGTATTCCCGAGAAACGGATTATTTGAACAAGAAAATTCAAACACTCGAGCAATCCATCGGCCTAATTACTAAGCATTGTAATTATCTAGAAAAAACATTACTGCTACTAAATCATGGCGTAGAGAAATCGTCCACTAATGGTATTATTGGTACAAAACATTCGAATGGAAACGTCAACGCGCCAAACATGGAAGTTGAAGATCTTATATCAGACGATGACTCCGTTTCTCGAA GAAGCTTAACGATAACTTTACCAAAGCCGAAAGTTTTAAAACCTTCAGTCGTAACTTCCAATAAAATAATCACTAATTATGAAGAATATGTAGACGTATTGCCTGGCTCTCCAATTAAAATAGTCGATAAAAAACAAACAGTCAATGTTCTCGTTCAGACTAGTTTAGAGGAAAAGAGACGAATCGATAAACTCGCACAGACAGATGAAGATCTTCAAATTTCACActtgaataaaattataaacaaccTAAAAACAGAAAACGAGAAAAAGAGGAAAGATATTGTTGATGGCAGTACATTAGCGAAGCGCCAAActatagatattttaaatttgaatactgAAAAAGCTAGTCTGGAAACCAAAATTAAAGATTTACAAAAAGAAAATGATCTAAAAGACACATTGATTAGAACTTTGAACATATCTGCTGATGATTTGAGGAGGCAACTTGATagcaaagaaattaaaatatcgaAGTCAAATGAAATTGGAGATTCTCTtcaacaagaaaataaatcacTTTTGATTTCGCTTAAGCAAATAGAAAAGGATAAAAACTCAATTGTAGAAGATTACCAAAAGTTGATGAAAGCTGAAAGAGAGGAATATGCAAAATCTACAAAAGATTTACAAACTAAGATTCATGAATTACAAACGCAGCTAGAGAG AAGAGGCAGTGAATCAGATGCCTCTTACTCCGAGAAATTGCAAGAAGTAGTTGCAAAATATTCACACAAGATTTTAGAGCTTGAAGacgagtgttttaatttaagaaaCAAGTTGGATGGAAGTAAGACTGAcgt AATTTCATACCAAAATGAAGTAGACCGATGGAAAAATTTGGCATCAGAAAGACTTACTAAAATGGAACAATTAAGTTCGCAATTAGAAGAACGTCATTTTCATGAA GTGGAGTCATACAAAGCCGAGAATCAACATTGGCTGGCGCAACTAAGCGAGACTCAGCGCGAGCACCTAGGATTACGGACCAAACTGTCTGAGCAAAAAGCCCTACACATTAAACAAGTAGCTGATAAGGACGTGCAGATTGAGCAACTACGATCTGTCATTCATACTTTGAAG aGCCAAATAATGAACATGCAAACGATAATGGCAGTGAACGACCCTAGTTTCGATTTGTCCGCCATAGTAGAAGTAGAGGAAGTAAGCGACGGGGTATCCCAGCAAGGATCGGAGCGTTTGGAACTCAAGTTCGACTCTGCACTGGATCTGCAAGATCTGCAAGACGATAGGCTGCCAGCTACTTCGTCAacaatttg GCAAGAGCCAATAATAGAACGGCTTCGCCGAGAGAAGCAGCTGATTAGCAAACAGAATGGCATGTTACGACGGCAGATCAAAGCACTCGCTTCCAGGGAGAGGAGAGCCCGTCTCGACGCACATAATTTGAAGAATCAAGTGTTTCGCAT TAGTACATCAAGCAGCAGGGTGGCTACTGCAGAAACAGCAGCCCTTCACAATAAAATTGCCTCGCTAACTGCACAACTCTCTAGTGCGAGACGAGACACCAATTCCAGTGTCGCGCTTTGGGATAAATGGAAGAA GGCACAGCAATCTTCAGATCGCTGGCAGACAAGATACGAAGATAAATGTCAGGAAGTGAAGAAACTGGAAGCTAGCTTACATCTCGCAAAATCGACGCTTTCAAGACTAGAGAAGGAAAAACGCGTGTTATTGTCAAGGCTGAATGAA AGGAAAGCAAGGTTCTGGTCGAGAAGCAAGAAGGAGAATATTCGGAGAAATCACTTCGAGAGCCCGAGAGTGATCGCTACGAGTCACCGTCGTCGCTGCCGGTGTCTTCCAGAGCTCTTCTTGATCGAGTCGAGGCTCAACAGAGGCGGATCGCTGCATTAG